GATCATCTACGCGTCGACGGGAGAGGGGCTCGACGACCTCGAGCCGTTCCACCCCGACCGCATGGCCAGTCGCATCCTCGACCTCGGTGACATCCTCACCCTCATCGAGCAGGCCCAGCAGGCGTTCGACGAAGACGAGGCGCTGAAGGTCGCTGAGAAGCTCGCGACCGAGCAGTTCACCCTCGAGGACTTCCTCGAGCAGATGCAGCAGATGCGCAAGATGGGCTCGATGAAGAAGATGCTCGGGATGCTTCCCGGCATGGGCTCGATGAAGCAGCAGCTCGAAGACTTCGACGAGCGCGAGATCGACCGCACCGAGGCCATCATCCGCTCGATGACCGTGGGGGAGCGCCGCAATCCGAAGGTCCTCAACGGCTCGCGGCGCCTGCGCATCGCCCGCGGCTCGGGCATGACCGTCACCGACGTCAACCAGCTCGTGCAGCGCTTCGAGCAGGCCGCGAAGATGATGAAGACGGTCGCACGCGGCGGGGTGCCCAACGTCCCCGGCATGGGCCCGATCGGCGGCAAGCCCGGTGCGTCGAGCAAGCGCGGCAAGCAGGCCAAGAAGAAGAGCGGATCGCGTTCGGGCAACCCGGCCAAGCGTGCGGCAGAGGACGCCGGTATCGCAGCCAGCGCGCCGACCGGCTCGGGCTTCGGTCTGGGCGGGGCGCCTCAGCCCACCGAGGCGGACCTCGCCGAACTGCAGAAGATGCTCGGCAAGGGCTGACGCCGCGCGGCTCTGTTCGCATCTGCTCGCCGACGTGATCGCGCCAGCCGAGTGCGGCCGGGCCGTTGCCGGGCGAAGGCAGATCGCCCGACGAAGGCTGAATGCCGGAGGAAACAGCCTTCCTCGGACGATTCGCCTTCCGCCAGCGACAGGCCGCGGCTCCGCGGTGAGCCCTGCGTCACCGCATGAGGTGCAGGCCCTGGGCCACCGCGGTGAGCACAGTGGACTGCACGTGCTCCCAGTCGTACAAGACCTGCTGGTAGTCGAACCGCAGCACCGTGTAGCCGCGGAGGATCAGCAGTGCGTCATGCCGCAGATCACGGCGCCGATCGGCAGCGCCGTGATGCGCGAACCCGTCGATCTGCACCACGAGGCGGTCGCCCACCAGGCCGTCTACCCGGTGGCCTGCAAGCTGCACCTGCTGCCGCACCGCGATGCCGACCGACCGCATTCCGTCTACGAATGCCGTCTCGATGCCCGAATCAGACAGGACGGATGCCACGCTCGCCAGTTCGGCGGCCTGTGTCGACCGCCATCGGGTGCGCACCAGCTCATCGGCGTTCACCGCTCTTTTGCGCAGGGCCGATTCCCACACCGCGAGAGCGTCGACGCGAGGCAGGCACCGGGCGATGTGGAAGAGCACGTTGACGACGGGATCGGCGACGGCCGTGGCGGCGACGGCAATCGGGCCGGTCGCCCAATGCAGGTGCACGCCGGTGGCGTGGATATGCGCGCGCGAGTGCGGCACGGCGACGTGCGCGGGTGGGGCGAGGCGGTCGTGTGACGGCACCCACAGGCCCAGGCGCTTCGCCGCGGTGACGCACGTCACCCGCCCGCTCACCGCGGCGGCCAGTTGGAGGTCGGGATCGGCGCCCGGCGCCGCCAACCACGAGCGGCGGATTCGGCGGAGAGCGTCGGCTGCGACGGCCTGCGCCACATCGTGCCGGGAGTATCCCGTGGCGTGGGCCTCGCGGCTGTGCGCCACCCCGCCACGTAGCGTGACCCATCTGACCAGTTCCGCAGTTCGTCTGGCGCGCGCGTCGTGGTCCATCGTTCCAGCATCCTCACGATGACGGGCGCCGTGCGGGGCCGGGGCCGCATCAGTGGACAAGTGTCGGCGGGCCGCCGTTGGGGAGGAGGCGTCCGGTGCTGTAGCCCGCCCGTCGCCCGGTGCTCCTGTTGCCAGGGGAAGGCAGATCGCCGGATGAAGGCTGGATGCCGGGGGAGACAGCCTTCCCCGGGTGATGTGCCTTCCGTCGGCGATGCAGGTGGTGGGATGCGCGGGGGCGTCAGTGTTGCCAGGGGAAGGCAGATCGCCGGATGAAGGCTGGATGCCGGGGGAGACAGCCTTCCCCGGGTGATGTGCCTTCCGTCGGCCGTGCGCGATATCGGGCGCCGCGAAGCGCGATCAGGCGCCGAGGGCCGCGAGATGGTCGCGCAGGGTCGGCCCGGCGCGGAACTCGCGGATCAGGTGCTGCACGACCTCACGCAGGTCGCCGTCGGCGGCCTCGGCGACCGCGAGCTGCCGCTGATAGCTGGCGCCGCCGTCGAGGATCGCGCCGAGCCCGGCGAACTCGCGGGCGCAGTGCAGGTCTTCTGCGACGGGTGCGAGCTGCTCGATCACTTCGCGGAGATGCTCGGAGACCAGCCGCTGCGTGCCGTCCGTGTCCACGATCACCCGCGCGTCGAGACCGTAGCGCGCGGTGCGCCATTTGTTCTCGCGTACGAACCACGGCTGCAGATGCGGCGGCGTGCGGCCCTCGTCGATCTCGCGTGAGAAGTGCTCGACGAGCACCTGCACCAGCGACGCGACCGCGGCGAGCTCGGGGAGCGTCGACATCCCGTCGCACGCGCGCACCTCGATGGTTCCCCACCGGGGAGCCGGTCGGATGTCCCAGCGCACTTCGGTTGCATCGGCCATGACTCCGGTGGTGACCATGTCGTCGAGGTAACCCTCGAACTCGGCCCAGTCCTGCAACGGCCAGGGAAGCCCGGCGGTCGGCAGCTGCTGGAACACCAGCGCGCGATTGGACGCGTAGCCGGTGCGTTCACCCGCCCAGAAGGGGCTGGAGGCCGACAGCGCCTGCAGGTGCGGCAGGTAGCCCGCCAGGGCGCCGATGATCGGGAAGACCTTGTTGACGTCCTCGACGCCGACGTGGACGTGGATGCCCCAGATCATCATGTTGCGTCCCCACCACTGGGTGCGCTCGATGAGCGTGTGATAGCGGGTCTTGTCGGTCACCTGCTGGTCGAACCACTGTGCGAACGGATGACTGCCGGCGCTGAGCAGCTCCACGCCCATGGGGTCGGTGACCGTACGGACTTCCGCAATGGCGTCCGCGATGTCGTCGACGGCGGCGGCCACCGTGTCGCCGACGCCGCTGGTGACCTCGACGGTGTTCGTCAGCAGCTCGCCCGTGATCGTGTGCCGTTCCAGCGCGGCGCGGTCAGCCAAGTCGGAGATGATCTCGGGCGCCTGGGGCACGAGATCGCCCGAGGCTCGGTCGGCGAGCATGACTTCCCACTCGAGTCCCACGGAGGACCGGGCAGAAGTGGCGAAGGGCACCGTCATGGGCACAGTCTGGCATGCGGCCCCCGCCGCTCGACATGTTCCGGGGGTCGGTTCGCGGCATCCGGTTCCATCTGGCAAAATGGATCCTTGGACCACGTGCTCGACCCTCTATCCGGCACGGTGGTCCACCGCAGAGCTTCCGCCGGGTGTGCACCCCACGCTCCAGGCGACGTTCAAAACTCATCTACCACTTTGGAGAATTGTGGCTGTCAAGATTCGTCTCAAGCGCTTCGGCAAGATCCGCGCGCCGTACTACCGCATCGTCGTGGCCGACTCGCGCACCAAGCGCGATGGTCGTGTCATCGAGGAGATCGGCAAGTACCACCCCACCGAGGAGCCCTCGTTCATCGAGGTCGACTCCGAGCGTGCGCAGTACTGGCTGTCGGTCGGCGCCCAGCCGACTGAGCAGGTTGCCGCACTGCTGAAGCTCACCGGTGACTGGGGCAAGTTCAAGGGTGACGCGAACGCTGTGTCGACCGTGAAGGTCGCCGAGCCCAAGCCCGAGTTCAACGTCGACGCTTCCAAGAAGTCGGTGCTCAAGCCCAAGGTCGAGAAGAAGGCCGAGGAGCCCGCCGAGGCTCCGGCAGCCGACGAGGCGCCCGCCGAGACCGAGGCCGAGTAATCCAGTGCTGTCGGCCGCGCTCGAGCACATCGTCAAGGGGATCGTCGATCACCCGGACGATGTCGTCATCCGTTCCTCCACGTCGCCCCGCGGCGAGGTCCTCGAAGTGCGCGTGCACGCCGACGACCGTGGACGTGTGATCGGGCGCGGCGGACGCACGGCCAAGGCCCTGCGGACGCTGATCTCCGCCCTCGCCGACGGCGCCCGCGTGCGCGTCGACGTCGCGGACGACTGACGTGGCCGCCAAGCCCGCCCGCACCCAGCTTCGCGTCGGGCGCTTGGTGAAGGCCCACGGCCTCAAGGGCGCACTGAAGGTCGAGCTGTACACGGACGACCCCGACGGGCGTTTCGTCCCGGGAGCCGTCTTCACCCTGCAAGTGCCCGAGTCGTCGCCGTGGCACGGCCAGACGGTCACCGTCCGCGAGTTCAAATGGCTGAACTCCAACCCGGTCGTCTTCCTCGAGGGGATCGACGACCGCTCCGCCGCCGAGACGATCGTGCGGGCCATCCTCTGGGTCGACCAGGACGAGCAGTCCGCACCCGTCGAGGACGACGCGTGGTACGACCATCAGCTCGTCGGCCTGGACATCGTCCGCGACGATGTCATCGTGGGACGTCTCATCCGCGTCGACCACCTTCCCGCGCAGGATCTGCTCATCGTGCGCCCGGTGGATGCCGGTGATCGCGAGATCCTGGTGCCGTTCGTGAAGGCCATCGTTCCCGAGGTGGACATCGCGGCCGGCCGGATCATCGTGACGCCGCCCGCCGGGCTGTTCGAAGAGCTCGAGCCCGAGCCGGAGGAGCGCTCCGACTCTCAGGCCGACGTCGACGACGGATCGGACGCGCGCGACGCCGACGCGCCCGGCACCGACGGTTCGGACGCCGGCGAGCCCAGCGCCTCGGCGTAACGCTGCACCGCGACCCGGGCGATCCGCGGGTCGTCGCCGAGCGGTGCGCTCGTGACCGCGCCACCTGTGCCGGCGACGAGGTCCGCGAAGTGACCCGGCGCCAGGAGATACGTCGCGACCGCGACCGGTCCGCCGTGCGCGGCCGCCGAGGCCACCGCTTCGGAGACGGTGGGGGCCATCGCGGCCACGAAACCGACGGTGACCGGTCCTTCCCACCGCTCCTCGACCAGAGCACGGATCGCGTCGACATCGTCGCGCGCCCGCGCATCGCTCGAACCCGCCGCGGCGATCACGAGCGGCCAGGTGGGATCAGCGCCGGCGGCCAGCGCGCGATCGGCGAGGACATCTGCCAGCAGCGGGTGCGGTCCGAGGGCGCGGGCCACGCTCACGTTCGTTCCGGCGAGCGCGGCGCGCCGGATGTCGACCTCGGTGTGGAACCCGGTCGACAGCAGCAGCGGCACGATGACCGCGCCCTGTGCCCGCGGCGCGGATGCCACGTCGTCCAGTTCGGGGCCGTGCACATCCACGTATGCCTCGGCGACGGGCACGTCCGGCACGAGCGCGGCGATCCGCGCCCGGAGAGCGTCGATGCTCGCGCGGCCCTGCTCGGAGCGGGTGCCGTGCGCGCAGGCGATCAGGGTTGCGGTCATTGCGCTGCTCCCACGTCGTCGGTGTCGAGCACGTCGAGGCGGTACCCCCGCTTGTAGACGGTCTTGACGAGATCACGAACCCCGAGCGCCTCCCTCAGGCGCGCGACGGCCACCTCGACGGCGTGCGCGTTCGCGTCGCTGCGCGGGAGCAGGGGGAGCAGGTCGGTGCGGCTGACGACGGCACCGGGACGACGGGCGAGCCGGCGGAGGATGTCGGCCGCCGAACGCGACAGCGGGATGAACCGCCCGTCCAGCACCGCACCGCCCGACCGCGGGTGCAGGAGACCAGCCGAGGTCGGCAGCCGCGCCGGCGCACCCCCGATCGTGGTCACGACGCTGCGCACGAGCGAGCCCAGCCGCCCCCGGTCGGGGACGAGCGGTTCGATG
This DNA window, taken from Microbacterium invictum, encodes the following:
- a CDS encoding endonuclease domain-containing protein, with product MAHSREAHATGYSRHDVAQAVAADALRRIRRSWLAAPGADPDLQLAAAVSGRVTCVTAAKRLGLWVPSHDRLAPPAHVAVPHSRAHIHATGVHLHWATGPIAVAATAVADPVVNVLFHIARCLPRVDALAVWESALRKRAVNADELVRTRWRSTQAAELASVASVLSDSGIETAFVDGMRSVGIAVRQQVQLAGHRVDGLVGDRLVVQIDGFAHHGAADRRRDLRHDALLILRGYTVLRFDYQQVLYDWEHVQSTVLTAVAQGLHLMR
- a CDS encoding glutamate--cysteine ligase encodes the protein MTVPFATSARSSVGLEWEVMLADRASGDLVPQAPEIISDLADRAALERHTITGELLTNTVEVTSGVGDTVAAAVDDIADAIAEVRTVTDPMGVELLSAGSHPFAQWFDQQVTDKTRYHTLIERTQWWGRNMMIWGIHVHVGVEDVNKVFPIIGALAGYLPHLQALSASSPFWAGERTGYASNRALVFQQLPTAGLPWPLQDWAEFEGYLDDMVTTGVMADATEVRWDIRPAPRWGTIEVRACDGMSTLPELAAVASLVQVLVEHFSREIDEGRTPPHLQPWFVRENKWRTARYGLDARVIVDTDGTQRLVSEHLREVIEQLAPVAEDLHCAREFAGLGAILDGGASYQRQLAVAEAADGDLREVVQHLIREFRAGPTLRDHLAALGA
- the rpsP gene encoding 30S ribosomal protein S16 — protein: MAVKIRLKRFGKIRAPYYRIVVADSRTKRDGRVIEEIGKYHPTEEPSFIEVDSERAQYWLSVGAQPTEQVAALLKLTGDWGKFKGDANAVSTVKVAEPKPEFNVDASKKSVLKPKVEKKAEEPAEAPAADEAPAETEAE
- a CDS encoding RNA-binding protein encodes the protein MLSAALEHIVKGIVDHPDDVVIRSSTSPRGEVLEVRVHADDRGRVIGRGGRTAKALRTLISALADGARVRVDVADD
- the rimM gene encoding ribosome maturation factor RimM (Essential for efficient processing of 16S rRNA), with translation MAAKPARTQLRVGRLVKAHGLKGALKVELYTDDPDGRFVPGAVFTLQVPESSPWHGQTVTVREFKWLNSNPVVFLEGIDDRSAAETIVRAILWVDQDEQSAPVEDDAWYDHQLVGLDIVRDDVIVGRLIRVDHLPAQDLLIVRPVDAGDREILVPFVKAIVPEVDIAAGRIIVTPPAGLFEELEPEPEERSDSQADVDDGSDARDADAPGTDGSDAGEPSASA
- a CDS encoding sirohydrochlorin chelatase, whose product is MTATLIACAHGTRSEQGRASIDALRARIAALVPDVPVAEAYVDVHGPELDDVASAPRAQGAVIVPLLLSTGFHTEVDIRRAALAGTNVSVARALGPHPLLADVLADRALAAGADPTWPLVIAAAGSSDARARDDVDAIRALVEERWEGPVTVGFVAAMAPTVSEAVASAAAHGGPVAVATYLLAPGHFADLVAGTGGAVTSAPLGDDPRIARVAVQRYAEALGSPASEPSVPGASASRASDPSSTSA